From Glycine max cultivar Williams 82 chromosome 11, Glycine_max_v4.0, whole genome shotgun sequence, the proteins below share one genomic window:
- the LOC100776174 gene encoding cyanogenic beta-glucosidase: MAFKGYFLLGLIALVIVRSSKVICEEAANTVSPIIDISLSRKSFPEGFIFGAGSSSYQFEGAAKEGGRGPSVWDTFTHNYPGKIMDRSNGDVAIDSYHNYKKDVGMMKDMNLDSYRFSISWSRILPKGKRSGGINQEGINYYNNLINELVANGIQPLVTLFHWDLPQALEDEYGGFLSPRIVNDFRDYAELCFREFGDRVKYWVTLNEPWSYSQNGYANGRMAPGRCSAWMNLNCTGGDSSTEPYLVTHHQLLAHAATARVYKTKYQASQNGVIGITLVANWFLPLRDTKSDQKATERAIDFMYGWFMDPLTSGDYPKSMRSLVRTRLPKFTVEQSKLLIGSFDFIGLNYYSTTYASDAPQLSNARPSYLTDSLVTPAYERDGKPIGIKIASDWLYVYPRGISDLLLYTKEKYNNPLIYITENGINEYDEPTLSLEESLIDTFRIDYHYRHLFYLQSAIRNGANVKGYYVWSLIDNFEWSSGYTSRFGMIFVDYKNDLKRYQKLSALWFKDFLKKETKLYGSNK, from the exons ATGGCATTCAAAGGTTATTTCCTTCTCGGCCTCATAGCTCTTGTTATTGTTAGGTCTTCCAAAGTTATATGCGAAGAAGCAGCTAATACAGTTTCACCTATTATTGACATTTCACTCAGTCGGAAGAGCTTCCCAGAAGGGTTCATATTTGGGGCGGGATCTTCCTCTTACCAGTTCGAAGGGGCAGCAAAGGAAGGTGGTAGAGGACCAAGCGTATGGGATACCTTCACCCATAATTATCCAGGAAAGATCATGGATAGAAGCAATGGAGACGTGGCAATTGACTCATATCACAACTACAAGAAAGATGTTGGGATGATGAAGGATATGAATTTGGATTCATATAGATTTTCCATTTCTTGGTCAAGAATTCTCCCAA AAGGAAAGCGAAGTGGAGGCATAAATCAAGAAGGAATCAACTATTACAACAACCTTATCAACGAACTAGTGGCTAATg gtATACAACCACTTGTGACTCTCTTTCATTGGGATCTTCCCCAAGCATTAGAAGACGAGTATGGTGGCTTTTTAAGTCCGCGCATAGT GAATGATTTTCGAGACTATGCGGAACTTTGCTTCAGGGAATTTGGTGATAGGGTGAAGTATTGGGTTACATTGAATGAGCCATGGAGTTACAGCCAAAATGGCTACGCAAATGGACGAATGGCACCAGGTCGTTGTTCTGCATGGATGAATCTGAATTGCACTGGTGGTGACTCTTCAACGGAGCCTTATTTGGTTACACATCACCAACTTCTTGCTCATGCAGCAACTGCTCGTGTGTACAAGACCAAGTATCAG GCATCTCAAAATGGTGTGATAGGCATAACCTTGGTAGCTAATTGGTTTTTGCCGCTCAGAGATACCAAATCTGATCAAAAGGCTACAGAAAGAGCAATTGATTTCATGTATGGATG gtTTATGGATCCATTAACATCTGGAGACTATCCAAAAAGCATGAGATCACTTGTGAGGACACGATTGCCAAAATTTACTGTAGAACAATCCAAACTACTTATTGGTTCATTTGATTTTATTGGCCTAAACTATTACTCTACAACATATGCCTCTGATGCACCTCAGCTAAGCAATGCTAGGCCTAGCTACTTAACAGATTCTCTTGTCACTCCTGCAT ATGAACGTGATGGAAAACCTATAGGAATAAAG ATTGCTTCAGACTGGTTATACGTTTATCCAAGAGGAATTAGTGATCTTTTATTGTATACCAAGGAAAAGTACAATAATCCTTTGATTTACATCACTGAAAATG GTATAAATGAATATGATGAACCAACGCTATCACTTGAAGAATCTCTTATAGATACCTTCAGAATTGATTATCATTATCGTcatctcttttatcttcaatcagCAATtag GAATGGCGCAAATGTTAAAGGATATTATGTATGGTCTTTGATTGATAATTTTGAGTGGTCTTCGGGCTATACATCGCGATTTGGAATGATCTTCGTGGATTACAAAAATGATTTGAAGAGATACCAAAAATTGTCTGCACTATGGTTCAAGGATTTTCTCAAAAAAGAAACCAAACTTTATGGCTCCAATAAATAG
- the LOC100784723 gene encoding cyanogenic beta-glucosidase yields MAFDAYFLLGLIALVLVSTSKVTCELEADTVSPVIDISLNRNSFPEGFIFGAGSSSYQFEGAANDGGRGPSVWDTFTHNYPGKIIDRSNGDVAIDSYHHYKEDVGMMKDMNLDSYRFSISWSRILPKGKLSGGINQEGINYYNNLINELMANGIQPLVTLFHWDLPQALEDEYGGFLSPRIVKDFRDYADLCFKEFGDRVKHWVTLNEPWSYSQNGYANGRMAPGRCSAWMNLNCTGGDSSTEPYLVTHHQLLAHATAVRVYKTKYQASQKGLIGITLVANWFLPLRDTKSDQKATERAIDFMYGWFMDPLISGDYPKSMRSLVRTRLPKFTTEQSKLLISSFDFIGLNYYSTTYASDSPQLSNARPSYLTDSLVTPAYERDGKPIGIKIASDWLYVYPRGIRDLLLYTKEKYNNPLIYITENGINEYDEPILSLEESLMDTFRIDYHYRHLFYLQSAIRNGANVKGYYVWSLFDNFEWSSGYTSRFGMIFVDYKNELKRYQKLSALWFKNFLKRKTRLYASSK; encoded by the exons ATGGCATTCGACGCTTATTTCCTTTTGGGCCTCATAGCTCTTGTTCTTGTTAGCACTTCCAAAGTTACATGCGAATTAGAAGCAGATACAGTTTCACCTGTTATTGACATTTCACTCAACCGGAACAGTTTCCCAGAAGGGTTCATCTTTGGGGCGGGATCTTCCTCGTACCAGTTCGAAGGTGCAGCAAATGATGGTGGTAGAGGACCAAGCGTATGGGATACCTTCACCCATAATTATCCTGGTAAGATCATTGATAGAAGCAACGGAGACGTGGCAATTGACTCATATCACCACTACAAGGAAGATGTTGGGATGATGAAGGATATGAATTTGGATTCATATAGATTTTCCATTTCTTGGTCAAGAATTCTCCCAA AAGGAAAGCTAAGTGGAGGTATAAATCAAGAAGGAATCAACTATTACAACAACCTTATTAATGAGCTAATGGCTAATG GTATACAACCACTTGTTACTCTTTTTCACTGGGATCTTCCCCAAGCATTAGAGGATGAGTACGGTGGCTTCTTAAGTCCACGCATAGT GAAAGATTTTCGAGACTATGCGGATCTTTGTTTCAAGGAATTTGGTGATAGGGTGAAGCATTGGGTTACTTTGAACGAGCCATGGAGTTACAGCCAAAATGGCTATGCAAATGGACGAATGGCACCGGGTCGTTGTTCTGCATGGATGAATTTGAATTGTACTGGTGGCGATTCTTCAACGGAGCCTTATTTGGTTACACACCATCAACTTCTTGCTCATGCAACCGCTGTTCGTGTGTATAAGACCAAGTATCAG GCATCTCAAAAAGGTTTGATTGGTATAACCTTAGTAGCTAATTGGTTTTTGCCGTTGAGAGATACCAAATCTGATCAAAAGGCTACCGAAAGAGCAATTGACTTCATGTATGGATG GTTTATGGATCCGTTAATATCTGGAGACTATCCAAAAAGCATGCGATCTTTAGTCAGAACAAGATTGCCAAAGTTTACTACAGAGCAATCGAAACTACTTATCAGTTCATTTGATTTTATTGGTCTAAACTATTACTCTACAACATATGCTTCTGATTCACCTCAACTAAGCAATGCCAGGCCTAGCTACTTAACAGATTCTCTTGTCACTCCTGCAT ATGAACGTGATGGGAAACCTATAGGAATAAAG ATTGCTTCTGATTGGCTATATGTTTATCCAAGAGGAATTCGTGACCTTTTATTGTATACCAAAGAAAAATACAACAATCCTTTGATTTACATCACTGAAAATG GTATAAATGAGTATGATGAACCAATATTATCACTTGAAGAATCTCTTATGGATACCTTCAGAATTGATTATCATTATCGTcatctcttttatcttcaatctgCAATTAG GAATGGCGCAAATGTTAAAGGATATTATGTATGGTCTTTGTTCGACAACTTTGAGTGGTCTTCAGGCTATACATCGCGATTTGGAATGATTTTTGTGGACtacaaaaatgaattaaagagaTACCAAAAACTCTCTGCATTATGGTTTAAGAATTTTCTGAAGAGAAAAACCAGACTTTATGCCTCTAGTAAATAG